A window of the Lepus europaeus isolate LE1 chromosome 5, mLepTim1.pri, whole genome shotgun sequence genome harbors these coding sequences:
- the DYNLT5 gene encoding dynein light chain Tctex-type 5, whose amino-acid sequence MSLALQVILMSDVAEDRATHPLKKRGSMSSLSSHEFRRKDIHGRTKDSMSTVSYMDEPSQRDDVSRLTVQMENTYQLGPTKHFPVVTVNHILKDVLTNYLQEEAYEPELCRQMAKTISEVIKARVKDFILPRYKLIVIIHIGQLSSQSIFIGSRCLWDPKTDTVSSYVFRNSSLFAVANVYAVYFE is encoded by the exons ATGAGTCTTGCTTTGCAGGTTATTCTGATGTCAGACGTTGCTGAAGACAGAGCAACTCACCCATTGAAGAAAAGGGGGAGTATGTCCTCTCTGAGCAGTCACGAGTTCCGGCGGAAGGATATTCATGGGCGCACCAAAGA CTCTATGAGTACCGTATCATATATGGATGAACCTAGCCAGCGTGATGATGTTTCCCGCCTTACAGTCCAGATGGAAAACACCTATCAGCTcg GTCCTACCAAACATTTTCCCGTTGTCACTGTCAATCATATTTTGAAAGATGTGTTGACCAACTACCTACAGGAGGAAGCATATGAACCGGAGCTCTGTAGACAGATGGCTAAAACGATCTCTGAG GTTATTAAAGCCCGGGTCAAGGACTTCATCCTTCCACGGTACAAACTAATCGTAATCATTCACATTGGACAACTGAGCAGTCAGAGCATATTTATTGGAAGCAGATGCCTGTGGGATCCTAAAACTGATACTGTTTCGTCGTATGTCTTCAGAAATTCTTCCCTCTTTGCTGTTGCAAATGTCTATGCAGTTTACTTTGAGTGA